In Rhinopithecus roxellana isolate Shanxi Qingling chromosome 16, ASM756505v1, whole genome shotgun sequence, a single genomic region encodes these proteins:
- the RALGDS gene encoding ral guanine nucleotide dissociation stimulator isoform X2 translates to MVQRMWAEAAGPAGGAEPLFPGSRRSRSVWDAVRLEVGVPDSCPVVLHSFTQLDPDLPRPESSTQEIGEELINGVIYSISLRKVQLHHGANKGQRWLGYENESALNLYETCKVRTVKAGTLEKLVEHLVPAFQGSDLSYVTIFLCTYRAFTTTQQVLDLLFKRYGRCDALTASSRYGCVLPYSDEDGGPQDQLKNAISSILGTWLDQYSEDFCQPPDFPCLKQLVAYVQLNMPGSDLERRAHLLLAQLEHSEPIEAEPEALSPVPAVKPTPELELALTPARAPSPLPVPAPAPTPASGSELEVAPPPAPKLQQAPEPAVELEPAPAPAPELEPAPVPPPEQDPAPSQTLELEPAPVPVPSLEPSWPSPVVAENGLSEEKPHLLVFPPDLVAEQFTLMDAELFKKVVPYHCLGSIWSQRDKKGKEHLAPTIRATVTQFNSVANCVITTCLGDRSTKAPDRARVVEHWIEVARECRILKNFSSLYAILSALQSNSIHRLKKTWEDVSRDSFRIFQKLSEIFSDENNYSLSRELLIKEGTSKFATLEMNPKRAQKRPKETGIIQGTVPYLGTFLTDLVMLDTAMKDYLYGRLINFEKRRKEFEVIAQIKLLQSACNNYSITPDEQFGVWFRAVERLSETESYNLSCELEPPSESASNTLRTKKNTAIVKRWSDRQAPSTELSTSGSSHSKSCDQLRCGPYLSSGDIADALSVHSAGSSSSDVEEINISFVPESPDGQEKKFWESASQSSPETSGISSASSSTSSSSASTTPVAATRTHKRSVSGLCNSSSALPLYNQQVGDCCIIRVSLDVDNGNMYKSILVTSQDKAPAVIRKAMDKHNLEEDEPEDYELLQILSDDRKLKIPENANVFYAMNSTANYDFVLKKRTFTKGVKVKHGASSTLPRMKQKGLKIAKGIF, encoded by the exons AGCTCCACGCAGGAGATCGGTGAGGAGCTGATCAACGGAGTCATCTACTCCATCTCCCTGCGCAAGGTGCAGCTGCACCACGGAGCCAACAAGGGCCAGCGCTGGCTCGGG TATGAGAATGAGTCGGCCCTGAACCTTTATGAGACTTGCAAGGTGCGGACCGTGAAGGCTGGCACGCTGGAGAAGCTGGTGGAGCACCTGGTGCCCGCCTTCCAGGGCAGCGACCTCTCCTACGTCACCATCTTCCTGTGTACCTACAGAGCCTTCACCACCACCCAACAGGTCCTGGACCTGCTGTTTAAAAG GTACGGTAGATGTGACGCCCTCACGGCCTCCTCTAGATACGGCTGCGTCCTTCCCTATTCCGACGAGGATGGCGGACCCCAGGACCAACTTAAAAA TGCCATCTCCTCCATCCTGGGCACCTGGCTGGACCAGTACTCGGAGGATTTCTGTCAACCCCCGGACTTTCCCTGCCTCAAGCAGCTGGTGGCCTACGTGCAACTCAACATGCCAGGCTCAGACCTGGAGCGCCGTGCCCACCTTCTCCTGGCCCAGCTGGAGCACTCGGAACCCATTGAGGCAGAGCCTGAGG cTCTGTCACCAGTGCCAGCTGTAAAACCAACTCCAGAGCTAGAGCTAGCTCTAACACCAGCTCGAGCACCCAGCCCACTGCCAGTGCCAGCCCCAGCTCCAACACCAGCTTCAGGTTCAGAGCTAGAGGTTGCTCCACCGCCAGCTCCGAAGCTCCAGCAGGCTCCAGAGCCAGCTGTGGAACTAGAACCAGCTCCAGCGCCAGCTCCAGAACTAGAGCCAGCTCCAGTACCACCTCCAGAACAGGATCCAGCTCCCTCCCAAACTCTAGAGCTGGAGCCAGCTCCAGTGCCAGTGCCATCATTAGAGCCTTCCTGGCCTTCACCTGTGGTTGCAGAAAACGGGCTGAGTGAGGAGAAGCCTCACCTCTTGGTGTTCCCTCCCGACTTGGTAGCAGAGCAGTTTACACTGATGGATGCG gagcTGTTCAAGAAGGTGGTGCCCTACCACTGCCTGGGCTCTATCTGGTCGCAGCGGGACAAGAAGGGCAAGGAGCACCTGGCACCCACCATCCGCGCCACTGTCACCCAGTTCAACAGCGTGGCCAACTGCGTCATCACCACCTGCCTCGGGGACCGAAGCACAAAAGCCCCAGACCGGGCCAGGGTGGTGGAGCACTGGATCGAGGTGGCCAGG GAGTGCCGGATCCTCAAGAACTTCTCGTCACTGTATGCCATCCTCTCTGCCCTGCAGAGCAACTCCATCCACCGGCTGAAGAAGACGTGGGAAGACGTTTCCAG GGACAGTTTTCGGATCTTTCAGAAGCTGTCGGAGATCTTCTCAGATGAGAACAACTACTCATTGAGCCGGGAGCTGCTCATCAAG GAGGGGACCTCCAAGTTTGCCACCCTGGAGATGAACCCCAAGAGAGCCCAGAAACGGCCAAAGGAGACG GGCATCATCCAGGGCACCGTTCCCTACCTGGGCACGTTCCTCACCGACCTGGTGATGCTGGACACCGCCATGAAGGACTATCTGTAT GGCAGACTCATCAACTTCGAGAAGAGGAGGAAG gagttcgaggtgaTCGCCCAGATCAAGCTGCTGCAGTCAGCCTGCAACAACTACAGCATCACGCCAGATGAGCAGTTTGGGGTCTGGTTCCGGGCCGTAGAGCGGCTCAGCGAGACTGAGAG CTACAACCTGTCGTGCGAGCTGGAGCCCCCATCCGAGTCAGCCAGCAACACCCTCAGGACCAAGAAGAACACAGCCATTGTCAAGCGCTGGAGCGA CCGCCAGGCCCCCAGCACTGAGCTCAGTACCAGCGGCAGCTCCCACTCCAAGTCCTGTGACCAGCTCAGGTGTGGCCCCTACCTCAGCAGCGGGGACATTGCTGACGCGCTCAGCGTGCACTCAGCCGGCTCCTCCAGCTCTGACGTGGAGGAGATCAACATCAGCTTCGTCCCGGAGTCCCCTGATGGCCAGGAAAAGAAG ttctgggaatcaGCCTCACAGTCGTCCCCGGAGACCTCCGGCATCAGCTCGGCCTCCAGCAGCACCtcgtcctcctcagcctccaccaCACCCGTGGCTGCCACACGCACCCACAAACGCTCCGTCTCAGGGCTCTGCAACTCCAGCTCCGCGCTGCCGCTCTACAACCAGCAGGTGGGCGACTGCTGCATCATCCGCGTCAGCCTGGACGTGGACAACGGCAACATGTACAAGAGCATCCTG GTGACCAGCCAAGATAAGGCTCCGGCCGTAATCCGCAAGGCCATGGACAAACACAACCTGGAGGAAGATGAGCCGGAGGACTATGAGCTGCTGCAGATTCTCTCCGATGACCGGA aGCTGAAGATCCCTGAAAACGCCAATGTCTTCTATGCCATGAACTCTACCGCCAACTATGACTTTGTCCTGAAGAAGCGGACCTTCACCAAGGGAGTGAAGGTCAAGCATGGAGCCAGCTCAACCCTCCCTCGCATGAAGCAGAAAGGACTCAAGATTGCCAAGGGCATCTTCTGA
- the RALGDS gene encoding ral guanine nucleotide dissociation stimulator isoform X4 produces MCLWGPSTAPAHTPSSLPLLSCSLPCALHLQPGTGHPTSQGPRKSSTQEIGEELINGVIYSISLRKVQLHHGANKGQRWLGYENESALNLYETCKVRTVKAGTLEKLVEHLVPAFQGSDLSYVTIFLCTYRAFTTTQQVLDLLFKRYGRCDALTASSRYGCVLPYSDEDGGPQDQLKNAISSILGTWLDQYSEDFCQPPDFPCLKQLVAYVQLNMPGSDLERRAHLLLAQLEHSEPIEAEPEALSPVPAVKPTPELELALTPARAPSPLPVPAPAPTPASGSELEVAPPPAPKLQQAPEPAVELEPAPAPAPELEPAPVPPPEQDPAPSQTLELEPAPVPVPSLEPSWPSPVVAENGLSEEKPHLLVFPPDLVAEQFTLMDAELFKKVVPYHCLGSIWSQRDKKGKEHLAPTIRATVTQFNSVANCVITTCLGDRSTKAPDRARVVEHWIEVARECRILKNFSSLYAILSALQSNSIHRLKKTWEDVSRDSFRIFQKLSEIFSDENNYSLSRELLIKEGTSKFATLEMNPKRAQKRPKETGIIQGTVPYLGTFLTDLVMLDTAMKDYLYGRLINFEKRRKEFEVIAQIKLLQSACNNYSITPDEQFGVWFRAVERLSETESYNLSCELEPPSESASNTLRTKKNTAIVKRWSDRQAPSTELSTSGSSHSKSCDQLRCGPYLSSGDIADALSVHSAGSSSSDVEEINISFVPESPDGQEKKFWESASQSSPETSGISSASSSTSSSSASTTPVAATRTHKRSVSGLCNSSSALPLYNQQVGDCCIIRVSLDVDNGNMYKSILVTSQDKAPAVIRKAMDKHNLEEDEPEDYELLQILSDDRKLKIPENANVFYAMNSTANYDFVLKKRTFTKGVKVKHGASSTLPRMKQKGLKIAKGIF; encoded by the exons AGCTCCACGCAGGAGATCGGTGAGGAGCTGATCAACGGAGTCATCTACTCCATCTCCCTGCGCAAGGTGCAGCTGCACCACGGAGCCAACAAGGGCCAGCGCTGGCTCGGG TATGAGAATGAGTCGGCCCTGAACCTTTATGAGACTTGCAAGGTGCGGACCGTGAAGGCTGGCACGCTGGAGAAGCTGGTGGAGCACCTGGTGCCCGCCTTCCAGGGCAGCGACCTCTCCTACGTCACCATCTTCCTGTGTACCTACAGAGCCTTCACCACCACCCAACAGGTCCTGGACCTGCTGTTTAAAAG GTACGGTAGATGTGACGCCCTCACGGCCTCCTCTAGATACGGCTGCGTCCTTCCCTATTCCGACGAGGATGGCGGACCCCAGGACCAACTTAAAAA TGCCATCTCCTCCATCCTGGGCACCTGGCTGGACCAGTACTCGGAGGATTTCTGTCAACCCCCGGACTTTCCCTGCCTCAAGCAGCTGGTGGCCTACGTGCAACTCAACATGCCAGGCTCAGACCTGGAGCGCCGTGCCCACCTTCTCCTGGCCCAGCTGGAGCACTCGGAACCCATTGAGGCAGAGCCTGAGG cTCTGTCACCAGTGCCAGCTGTAAAACCAACTCCAGAGCTAGAGCTAGCTCTAACACCAGCTCGAGCACCCAGCCCACTGCCAGTGCCAGCCCCAGCTCCAACACCAGCTTCAGGTTCAGAGCTAGAGGTTGCTCCACCGCCAGCTCCGAAGCTCCAGCAGGCTCCAGAGCCAGCTGTGGAACTAGAACCAGCTCCAGCGCCAGCTCCAGAACTAGAGCCAGCTCCAGTACCACCTCCAGAACAGGATCCAGCTCCCTCCCAAACTCTAGAGCTGGAGCCAGCTCCAGTGCCAGTGCCATCATTAGAGCCTTCCTGGCCTTCACCTGTGGTTGCAGAAAACGGGCTGAGTGAGGAGAAGCCTCACCTCTTGGTGTTCCCTCCCGACTTGGTAGCAGAGCAGTTTACACTGATGGATGCG gagcTGTTCAAGAAGGTGGTGCCCTACCACTGCCTGGGCTCTATCTGGTCGCAGCGGGACAAGAAGGGCAAGGAGCACCTGGCACCCACCATCCGCGCCACTGTCACCCAGTTCAACAGCGTGGCCAACTGCGTCATCACCACCTGCCTCGGGGACCGAAGCACAAAAGCCCCAGACCGGGCCAGGGTGGTGGAGCACTGGATCGAGGTGGCCAGG GAGTGCCGGATCCTCAAGAACTTCTCGTCACTGTATGCCATCCTCTCTGCCCTGCAGAGCAACTCCATCCACCGGCTGAAGAAGACGTGGGAAGACGTTTCCAG GGACAGTTTTCGGATCTTTCAGAAGCTGTCGGAGATCTTCTCAGATGAGAACAACTACTCATTGAGCCGGGAGCTGCTCATCAAG GAGGGGACCTCCAAGTTTGCCACCCTGGAGATGAACCCCAAGAGAGCCCAGAAACGGCCAAAGGAGACG GGCATCATCCAGGGCACCGTTCCCTACCTGGGCACGTTCCTCACCGACCTGGTGATGCTGGACACCGCCATGAAGGACTATCTGTAT GGCAGACTCATCAACTTCGAGAAGAGGAGGAAG gagttcgaggtgaTCGCCCAGATCAAGCTGCTGCAGTCAGCCTGCAACAACTACAGCATCACGCCAGATGAGCAGTTTGGGGTCTGGTTCCGGGCCGTAGAGCGGCTCAGCGAGACTGAGAG CTACAACCTGTCGTGCGAGCTGGAGCCCCCATCCGAGTCAGCCAGCAACACCCTCAGGACCAAGAAGAACACAGCCATTGTCAAGCGCTGGAGCGA CCGCCAGGCCCCCAGCACTGAGCTCAGTACCAGCGGCAGCTCCCACTCCAAGTCCTGTGACCAGCTCAGGTGTGGCCCCTACCTCAGCAGCGGGGACATTGCTGACGCGCTCAGCGTGCACTCAGCCGGCTCCTCCAGCTCTGACGTGGAGGAGATCAACATCAGCTTCGTCCCGGAGTCCCCTGATGGCCAGGAAAAGAAG ttctgggaatcaGCCTCACAGTCGTCCCCGGAGACCTCCGGCATCAGCTCGGCCTCCAGCAGCACCtcgtcctcctcagcctccaccaCACCCGTGGCTGCCACACGCACCCACAAACGCTCCGTCTCAGGGCTCTGCAACTCCAGCTCCGCGCTGCCGCTCTACAACCAGCAGGTGGGCGACTGCTGCATCATCCGCGTCAGCCTGGACGTGGACAACGGCAACATGTACAAGAGCATCCTG GTGACCAGCCAAGATAAGGCTCCGGCCGTAATCCGCAAGGCCATGGACAAACACAACCTGGAGGAAGATGAGCCGGAGGACTATGAGCTGCTGCAGATTCTCTCCGATGACCGGA aGCTGAAGATCCCTGAAAACGCCAATGTCTTCTATGCCATGAACTCTACCGCCAACTATGACTTTGTCCTGAAGAAGCGGACCTTCACCAAGGGAGTGAAGGTCAAGCATGGAGCCAGCTCAACCCTCCCTCGCATGAAGCAGAAAGGACTCAAGATTGCCAAGGGCATCTTCTGA